GTCGCGGCCCTCGCTGAGGTGTTGCCAAATTTCGACGCAGCCCACGCCATCATCGATATCGTCAATCAGTTCCTCGTCAGTCGCTTCGCCGGGTCGTTCACACGTCTCTGACGACTCGTCGGAATCGCTTGTCTCAGCCATACGAACCGTGTTGCGACGCCGGTAGCAATAAATTTGCTGCACTAGAATCTTATACTATTATCTTTTCATAACGAAGAAATCTAGGATGGGGAGTAAATAATAGTGGTGTGATTATCATAGGGACTTTCCAATGGATACATTTTTTGCTATCGTTCGGCTCACTACCTAATAGCATCATGTCAATGCTGCTCACCGGTGGAGACGGATATATAGGCTGGCCCACAGCAGTTCGCATCGCTTCCCGAACCGACGATCAAATCGTCCTCGTCGACAACTTCGGGCGACGAGACTGGGTCGAAACCGTCGGATCGACGAGCGCAACGCCCGTCGTTTCGATGGCGGAACGGCTCGAGGCGGCCAGCGAGGTCCACGGCGTTCGGAACCTCTCGTTCGTCGAGGGAGACCTCACTGACGGCGAGTTCGTCGACCGACTGATCCGAATTCACGAACCCGAGACGATCGTCCACACGGCGGCCCAACCGTCGGCACCGTACTCCCAGATCAGCCGCGATCGGGCGAATTTCACCCAGCACAACAACCTCCAGGCGACGCGGAACCTCCTGTGGTCGCTGCAGGAACACGGCCTCGAGGACACGCACTTCATCGAGACCACGACGACCGGGGTGTACGGCGCGCCCGAGTTTCCCATCCCGGAAGGCGGGGCGACGATGGAACACCGTGGCGAGCGCGACGACGTTCCGTTTCCGGCGATGGCCGGGAGCTGGTATCACCTGACGAAGTCCCACGACGCGGCGAACATGCGGCTGGCACACGACCAGTTCGACATTCCGGTATCAGACGTTCGGACGGCGATCACCCACGGCACCGAAACCACCGAGACGGCGGCCGACCCCAGACTCGGGACGCGGTTCGACTTCGACTACTACTTCGGCGTCGTCGCACACCGGTTCTGCGCGCAGGCCGTCGCCGGCTATCCGATGACCGTCTACGGGCGCGGCGAGCAGCGCAAGCCCTTCATCGCGCTCGAGGACGCCGTCGAGGGACTGGCGCGACTGGCACTTACGGATCCGAACGAGCGCCCCGACGACCACACTGTCTACAATCAGGTCACGCGATCGATCAGCATCGTCGAGATCGCCGAGACCGTCGCTGACGTGGCGAATGAGTTCGGGTTGGGCGTCGAGGTCGAGCACTTCGAGAACCCACGGTCGGAGGACGAGACCCACGCAATGGAGATCGAAAACGATCGCTACGAGGCGTTAATCGATGGCCGCACGACGTCGTTCGAAGCGAGCGTTCGCACGATCCTCGAGACGCTGCTCGAGCACGAGGACGTCATCGTCGCGCACGAAGACCGCTTCCTCCCCAGCGTTTTGAGCGAGGGCTGACCTATGCGGATACTGGTCACTGGCGGCTGTGGCTACATCGGAAGTGCACTCGTTCGTCGCCTCCGCGAGAACGAGGCGGTCTCCGAGGTCGTCGTCCTCGATTCGCTCGCAGGTGGCTCGCCGCGGGCACTGCTTGGAGCGATCGGTGACGACCTCGAGTTTCGGCAGGGAGACGTCAGGAACTACGAGGACGTCGAGAGCGCGATGCGTGGCGTCGACCGCGTGATCCACCTCGCGTCGATCACCGGCGCTGAGAGCACGCACGACCGCCGTGAGGAGACGCGTGCCGTTATCGTCGGCGGCACCGAGAACGTCGTGACTGCGGCGGGTGAGGTTGGCGTCGAATCGGTCGTGTACGCCTCCTCGTGCAACAGTTACGGCCGCGTTGCGAGCACGAACATCGACGAGACGGCGACGCCAGCACCCCGAAACCCGTACGCTGAGGCAAAAGTCGAAGCCGAACGGGTGGTCCGCGACGCGGCAGCCGCCAACGACTTCTCGGCGACGTCGCTTCGAATGAGCACGAATTACGGCTCTGCACCCGGGGTTCGATTCAACCTCGTCGTCAACCACTTCGTCTTCCGGGGGCTGACCGGCCGGCCGCTGACGGTGTACGGCGACGGCAGGAACTGGCGGCCATTCATTCACGTTCGCGATGCCGCTCGAGCGTACGAACACGCGGCGATCACGCCGGATCGGTGGCCGCGAGACGTGTACAACGTCGGGAGCACCGAACAGAACTACCGCATCGAGGACGTCGCTCGCGTCGTCAGAGAGGAACTCGGCCGAGACCTCGAGATCATCTATCTCGAGGACGAACAGCCGGGGCCGTCCTACCACGTCGAGTTCGACCGCCTCTCGGAGACGGGGTTCGAACCGTCGTGGACGCTGCGAGCGGGGGTTCGCGAACTCGCCGAACGGTTCACGCAGTCGCATGACGCCGCCGGCGCACTGGACGCATCGAAACCGAACCCGTCGTCACAGGAGGTGAACGTCGATGGTCGCCGATAACGCCGACTCCGGTGTCACATCGACGGGCGATGAATCCCAGCCGACGGGCGATGAGTCCCAGCAGATCCGCGTCGCGGTCACCGGTGCGGCGGGATACATCGGGAGTCGCGTCGTCGCGCTCCTCCAGTCCGAACGACCGGCATGGTCGATCACGGCGATCGACGACTTCTATCGCGGCTCACTGCGACGGATCGGCGACGTCACCGTCAAGCACGTCGACGTTCGGAACCGCGACCGTCTGTGGGAAGCGCTCGAGGGTGCAGACATCGTGATGCACCTCGCCGCGATCAGCGGCGTCGAGGACTGCGAATCGAACCCGGATCTGGCCTACGAGATCAACGTGACCGGGACGGGCCACGTCGCGCGGTTCTGTAGGCAACGCGGCGCAGCCCTGATATTCCCCGCGAGCATGGCGGTTGTCGGCGACCCTCAGGAGTTCCCGATCACGGCCGATCAGCCTCGAGCGCCCCTGAACTGGTACGGGCGGACCAAGTTCGCGGGCGAGCAGCTTATCGACGCCCTCGCCGCTGACTCGTTCCCGGCGCACCTGTTCCTTAAATCGAACCTGTACGGCGATCACACGATTGACGGAGAGATCATCACGAAGGGAGCGGTGCTCAACTTCTTCGTCGAACGGGCGCTCGCGGCCGAACCGCTGCCCGTCTACGAACCGGGCACCCAATCGCGGAACTTCGTCCACGTGAAGGACGTCGCTCGAGCCTATCTCCGGAGCGCCGATGTGCTCGTCGATCGACTGGACGAGGGAGCGACCGGCACCGAGGCGTTCACGATCGCGAGCGACGAGGACCCCAGCGTGATGGCGCTCGCCGAGGTCGTCAGCGACTGCGTCGACGACGTATTAGGCATCGACGTCCCGACCGAACTCATCGAAAACCCCCGCGGCGACGAGACACTCGTCAACGCCTTCCCGGTCGAGACGACGCAGACCCACGACCGCCTCGGCTGGGATCCAACGCACACAGTCGAAGACACGATACGGAGACTCGTCGAACGGAACGCATGAGTCCGATTCCGCCCGACCCGCTCGACGTCGCGTTGCTCGCGCTCACGGTCGCCATCCTCTACTGGGGGTTCGATCGCTACCGGCGACGGTTCGAGCGAAGCGACCTCGCCATCGCGGTTGCGCTCGCGGGCGGCGTGGCGTCGCTCGTGTTCGTCCCGGAGGCGTTCGACGTCGTCGGGGCTGCACTCGAAATTGAACGGCGCTACGTCGTCGTGTCGCTGCTCGCGACGCTCGTCCTGCTCTGCGTCGTCCTGTACGCGTTGAGCGTCGCCAGGGCGGCTCGCGACGAGGTCGCGGCGCTGACCCGATCGCTCTCCGTCGATCAGGCCCCACGGACGGACGGCGGCGCGGAGACGGTGTTCGTCGTGATTCCCGCGTACAACGAGGGCGATACCGTTGGCACCGTCGTGTCGTCGCTCCCGGAGTCGGTCCGCGGATACGACGTCCAGCCGCTGGTCGTGTCGGACGGCTCCGCCGACGAGACCGCCGCACGAGCCGCCTCGAGCGGCGCGATGGTCGTCGAGCACCCGATCAATCAGGGTCAGGGCGGTGCCCTGAAGACCGGGTTCGAGATCGCACTCGAAAACGAGGCGGCGATCGTCGTCACGGCGGACGGCGACGGCCAGCACCCGTCGTCGGAACTGGACCGGCTCGTCGCGCCGATCGTCGAGGACGAGGCCGATTACGTGATGGGATCACGGTACCTCGGTGTCGATCGCTCCGGCAACGGCGTCGTTCGACAGACCGGAATTCGGTTCTTTACCGGCCTGATCAACGTCCTGATGAACACCGACATCACCGACTGTACGAACGGCTATCGGGCGATTCGGGGCTCGATGCTCAAGCAGCTCACCCTCACCGAGGAGCGCTTCAACGCGCCCGAGTTGATCATCGAAGCCCGGAAGAACGGCCTCCGACTCGAGGAGATCCCGATCAGGATCGAGGACCGAAAGGACGGCGACAGCAAGAAGCCCAAGCTGGGATTCGCGGTCGGTCTGACGCGCATCATCGTGGTCGCGTGGCTGCGATGACGCCGCCGCATTTGGCCGCGCGTGTCCTGGGGACCGGCGGTGAAGCGACTGCGGGACGCGCGGGTTTAGCTATCATGAGAGCGAACGAAACACGGAAACGAAACGTCGAACAGACTTTCGAACGCTGTATCGAGCCCCACGTCAAGGATGAGAGCGTCCTCGACATCGGGTGTGTCGCACACGACTCCGCCAAGCGACACGACGAGGCGTGGTTGCACGAACTCGTCGTCCAGGTGGCCGACGATGCACTCGGCGTCGACGTCCTCGAAGACGAACTCTCCGCGCTCGCAGACGCGGGATACGACGTCACCGCCGGCGATGCACAGGATCTCTCGCTCGAGGAGACGTTCGATGTGATCGTCGTCGGCGAACTGATCGAACACCTGGTCGACTTCGACGGGCTACTAGAGTCGGTTGACGAGCACCTGGCCGACGGCGGCAAACTCGTCATCACGACGCCGAACGCGATGGCGGTCCACTGGACCGCTCTTCGCCTCTTGGACCAAACGTTCGTCAACACGGGCCATACGTGCTGGTTCGACGCCGTGACCCTGACCCAGCTCCTCGAGAGATACGGGTTCGAGCCGATCGAGATCACGTACGTCGGCGACTGTCGGCTCACGCTCGACGATCCGCTCCAGATCGGCGGCTGGCTGTGCGAGCGCGCCCTGCCGGATCGAGTCGGGAAGAGCACGCTCGCCGTCGTCGCCGCCCGCAGCGGCGAGTAGTCGATCGCGTTCGGAGACGCAACTAGCGGCCGCTCGTCGGTTCCGACTGTTTTCAGCCGTTCAATCAGTCATCGTCCGCGCTCGCCGACCAGCGACGGCTCGCCGGCCGCACCGCTGCGAGCGGTGTGTCGGACCGTCCGATGAGGAGAGAAAGAGAGGGAGAGCGACGACTACCGGCGGAGGCCGGCGGCCGCCGCGAGCCGGCCGAGCCGGGCTCGGAGCTCAGAGCCGGCGGTCCCGCGCTCTCGAGCAACCCCAGAGAGGAGGTCGCCGACTCGGTCACCCAGTTCGTCCCAGCGGTGTTCCCGGTCGACGAACTCGATTCCGCGCCGGCCCATCGATCGCCGCCGCTCCGGATCGTCGGCGAGTTCCCGAAGCGCCGCAGCGACGGCGTCCGGCTCGTTCTCGACGGCGAGTCCGGCCCCGGCGTCCTCGGTGACGGCCTCGATCTCCGCGACGGCACTGGCGACGTAGGGTGTGCCCAGTGCCATCGTCTCGAGGAACTTCGTCGGCCGCGCGTACTCGAGGGTGCGATCCGTCTCGAGGGGCACCAGGCTGATCGCCGACGACGCCACCAGCCCCGGGACCTCCTCGCGGGGAACCGGCCCGTTGATCTGAACGCGGTCGTCGATGCCGAGGTCGGCGGCCAGCGCCTCGAGTTCGGCCCGCCGTTCGCCGAAGCCGTAGATGACGAGGTCGTGGTCGATATCGGCGCGTCGGAACCCACGCAGGAACGGCTCGAAGGCCTGGCCCTCGCCCAGCTTGCCCGTGTAGATGATTCGGGGTCGGTCCTCGTCCGCGACCGAGGGATCGAAGAGGTCGTCGTCGACGCCGAACGGGACCGTCTCGATCTTCCCGTCGTCGAGATCGTACGTCTCACGGTAGTAGGCCGCCATCGTCGGGGTGAGCGCGACGAGTCGATCGCAGCGCTCGACGGCGACCCGTTCCATCCACTGCAGCAGCCGATAAGCGAGCGATCCCTCGTCGGTAAATCCGAAATCGACTGCGTTGTCGAGCCAGCGGTCGTAGACGTCGACGACGAGGCCGCGTCCGGTCGCCAGCGCCGCGAGTCCGGGCAGGAGCGTCGTGTGCGGGCCGATCTGGACGACGACGCAGTCGTACTTCCGGCCGTGAACGAGCACGTAGATCGTTGCGAGAATCGCGAAGATTCCGTGGTTCAGGATCCGCTCGAGGTCGGTCCGATCCTCGATGGGCTGGTAGGTGAACAGTCGCGTGACGGGAACGCCGTCGATCCGCTCGCTCGACCATGGGCTGTATCGCCGCTCGAACTCCCCGACGGGAACGGACGGCTGCGGACAGACCACGCGCGCATTGAGGTGGTCGGGCGCATTCCGGAGGAGTTTCTCCCACCGATGTGCGCCGGCCATCGACTCCGGCGGAAACAGTTGCGAGACGACCAAGACGGACGGATCGCCACCCTGTCCCGTCCGCTCGCGCGCTGAACGCCGCTCCGACGGCGGTGACCGTGTTGT
This genomic stretch from Natrinema sp. SYSU A 869 harbors:
- a CDS encoding NAD-dependent epimerase/dehydratase family protein; this encodes MSMLLTGGDGYIGWPTAVRIASRTDDQIVLVDNFGRRDWVETVGSTSATPVVSMAERLEAASEVHGVRNLSFVEGDLTDGEFVDRLIRIHEPETIVHTAAQPSAPYSQISRDRANFTQHNNLQATRNLLWSLQEHGLEDTHFIETTTTGVYGAPEFPIPEGGATMEHRGERDDVPFPAMAGSWYHLTKSHDAANMRLAHDQFDIPVSDVRTAITHGTETTETAADPRLGTRFDFDYYFGVVAHRFCAQAVAGYPMTVYGRGEQRKPFIALEDAVEGLARLALTDPNERPDDHTVYNQVTRSISIVEIAETVADVANEFGLGVEVEHFENPRSEDETHAMEIENDRYEALIDGRTTSFEASVRTILETLLEHEDVIVAHEDRFLPSVLSEG
- a CDS encoding NAD-dependent epimerase/dehydratase family protein; translated protein: MRILVTGGCGYIGSALVRRLRENEAVSEVVVLDSLAGGSPRALLGAIGDDLEFRQGDVRNYEDVESAMRGVDRVIHLASITGAESTHDRREETRAVIVGGTENVVTAAGEVGVESVVYASSCNSYGRVASTNIDETATPAPRNPYAEAKVEAERVVRDAAAANDFSATSLRMSTNYGSAPGVRFNLVVNHFVFRGLTGRPLTVYGDGRNWRPFIHVRDAARAYEHAAITPDRWPRDVYNVGSTEQNYRIEDVARVVREELGRDLEIIYLEDEQPGPSYHVEFDRLSETGFEPSWTLRAGVRELAERFTQSHDAAGALDASKPNPSSQEVNVDGRR
- a CDS encoding NAD(P)-dependent oxidoreductase, yielding MVADNADSGVTSTGDESQPTGDESQQIRVAVTGAAGYIGSRVVALLQSERPAWSITAIDDFYRGSLRRIGDVTVKHVDVRNRDRLWEALEGADIVMHLAAISGVEDCESNPDLAYEINVTGTGHVARFCRQRGAALIFPASMAVVGDPQEFPITADQPRAPLNWYGRTKFAGEQLIDALAADSFPAHLFLKSNLYGDHTIDGEIITKGAVLNFFVERALAAEPLPVYEPGTQSRNFVHVKDVARAYLRSADVLVDRLDEGATGTEAFTIASDEDPSVMALAEVVSDCVDDVLGIDVPTELIENPRGDETLVNAFPVETTQTHDRLGWDPTHTVEDTIRRLVERNA
- a CDS encoding glycosyltransferase family 2 protein; translated protein: MSPIPPDPLDVALLALTVAILYWGFDRYRRRFERSDLAIAVALAGGVASLVFVPEAFDVVGAALEIERRYVVVSLLATLVLLCVVLYALSVARAARDEVAALTRSLSVDQAPRTDGGAETVFVVIPAYNEGDTVGTVVSSLPESVRGYDVQPLVVSDGSADETAARAASSGAMVVEHPINQGQGGALKTGFEIALENEAAIVVTADGDGQHPSSELDRLVAPIVEDEADYVMGSRYLGVDRSGNGVVRQTGIRFFTGLINVLMNTDITDCTNGYRAIRGSMLKQLTLTEERFNAPELIIEARKNGLRLEEIPIRIEDRKDGDSKKPKLGFAVGLTRIIVVAWLR
- a CDS encoding class I SAM-dependent methyltransferase, which codes for MRANETRKRNVEQTFERCIEPHVKDESVLDIGCVAHDSAKRHDEAWLHELVVQVADDALGVDVLEDELSALADAGYDVTAGDAQDLSLEETFDVIVVGELIEHLVDFDGLLESVDEHLADGGKLVITTPNAMAVHWTALRLLDQTFVNTGHTCWFDAVTLTQLLERYGFEPIEITYVGDCRLTLDDPLQIGGWLCERALPDRVGKSTLAVVAARSGE
- a CDS encoding glycosyltransferase family 4 protein, which produces MTGDTTTTRSPPSERRSARERTGQGGDPSVLVVSQLFPPESMAGAHRWEKLLRNAPDHLNARVVCPQPSVPVGEFERRYSPWSSERIDGVPVTRLFTYQPIEDRTDLERILNHGIFAILATIYVLVHGRKYDCVVVQIGPHTTLLPGLAALATGRGLVVDVYDRWLDNAVDFGFTDEGSLAYRLLQWMERVAVERCDRLVALTPTMAAYYRETYDLDDGKIETVPFGVDDDLFDPSVADEDRPRIIYTGKLGEGQAFEPFLRGFRRADIDHDLVIYGFGERRAELEALAADLGIDDRVQINGPVPREEVPGLVASSAISLVPLETDRTLEYARPTKFLETMALGTPYVASAVAEIEAVTEDAGAGLAVENEPDAVAAALRELADDPERRRSMGRRGIEFVDREHRWDELGDRVGDLLSGVARERGTAGSELRARLGRLAAAAGLRR